Within the Salvia hispanica cultivar TCC Black 2014 chromosome 4, UniMelb_Shisp_WGS_1.0, whole genome shotgun sequence genome, the region attttattttattttgtgtacgtcaagaaatttacaattttgttTCTGGTTAATCAAATTTTTCCAATTATATATGGAGAAGTTGATTTTAAGatgaaaatgttaaagttATCACATggtaaaatactaaaattagatgttttgaatttttttctaagaAAATAGTTGTAGCTCGATTATTATTGATtcgattaataatttattttagagaTAAGTACGACGAAAAACAatgctttaaaattaaaatttacattaataacattttaaatttttaaataaaattaacaatatatatatatacacaacgACGAACAGTTCTTCTCCCAAACTCATCCCATCTGTCTCTGCAAACATGAGACTCAGACTCAGATCATTCGAATCTAAAGAAACCCTAAAAATCGAAATCCCTAATTCCTCCACTCTCCCCCAACTCCGGCAAATTCTCTCCCAAACCCTCCCCAATTCACCATCGCCTGCTTCAATCCGCCTCTCTCTTAATCGGAATGACGACATCCAATCCGACGGCGCAGACACCCTCCTATCTCTCGGAATCGCCTCCAGCGACCTTATATATTTCTCCGTTGAAGACCCGGCGCCGGCCACCGCTTCCGTTTCCCCAATTACCCTACCGCAGGTGACCGACTCTACCCCTACGCCTCGCTCTAATCATGCCGAATGTTCGAATCCCCAAATTACGCTCCCCGAAGCGGATGATTCCGATTCCGTTATGCTTGATTCTGATAAACGGGAAACCCTAGGTACGGATGCGAGTAACATGGAAGTCGATGACGACGGTATTGAAATTGATGGTATGGGTCATGAATTGGATGATGTTGTAGATAGGTCGTTTTCCGTGCCTGGATTTCTTAGGAAGGTGTTCGCGGCGGAGTTGGGCGACGATGCGGGGCGCGATCACAAGCTGATTGTGATCGCGGTCCATGCGGTTATGCTGGAGTCTGGATTTGTAGGTTTTGATGAGAGGGTAAATGCAGTGGTTGATGGTTTTCAATTGCGCAACGAGTGGCCGTCGGGTCTGTTTAGGGTTTCCTTGTCCTACACTCTGCGTGAGAGTATTGTTGGTTCCGATGAAGCTATTAAGCGTGTGGTTTTGAAATTTCAGAATTTGGGGAATTACTTGAATGTTTATGGTACATTAGACAATGGATCATCAGCCAAGGGAGGCCGGCATTTTGGGGTTCGATTGAACGAGGATGAATTGGTTCCTTTTCTGAACGTTGTGTGGGCGAATTGTGGCGCGATGGAGAATGTAGGTGGAGAAAATGGAGAATCTTCAGGCATATCTCCGGAGAAGGAGGTGTTTAGGTTTTGGAGGACTGTGAAGGATAATCTGGCGCTGCCATTGTTGATTGATTTATGCGAGGAGACCGGTTTGGAGCTTCCTCCCTGCTTCGTGCGGCTGCCAAGTGAGCTCAAGTTGAAAATCTTGGAATCCTTGCCTGGTGTTGATGTAGCAAGAGCGAGCTGTGTGTGCTCGGAGCTGAGGTATATGGGGTCGAGTGATGACTTGTGGAAGACCAAGTTTTGTGAGGAGTTCGTCATTGAGATGAAAGAAGCCAACGTGAGTTGGAAGAAGGCATTTGCGACGGCTTGGAGCAGGCGGGAAGGCTGCAGGCGCCTTGCGAACAGAGTTAGAGCTTCACCCTATTGGCCGGTGCCGAACTGGCCTCAGCCTAGGAGGAGAAGGTATCCCAATCCACTCATGTTTCAAAGGGTAGCGCGGTTTCTAGGGGACAAGCCGCCACATGGTGATGACCCACTGATCAGGCGGCATATTCCTGTGAACCCTCATCCTATGAGGAGCTTTTCACCACAGTGTAATCTAGGCAATCGTGGTGGTAGGTTTCTTGATTGAGTATATGCATACATGTTTATAGGAAGTTCTATGTTATTTCTATTGATCTTTGCGTTGTTGGTACTTGGTAGTATGTtcaattatagtataaaatagtttggtattgacattttattccAGCACTGCTGTTGCTGTACATGTTAACCTATTGGTAATTTTGATAAAGGCTGAtcctttattttctccatttctatggcattgtttgttttgttttgatgaagTTGTGTTGTTTTATTGGAGAAGAAGTCACC harbors:
- the LOC125217551 gene encoding F-box protein SKIP22-like, whose product is MRLRLRSFESKETLKIEIPNSSTLPQLRQILSQTLPNSPSPASIRLSLNRNDDIQSDGADTLLSLGIASSDLIYFSVEDPAPATASVSPITLPQVTDSTPTPRSNHAECSNPQITLPEADDSDSVMLDSDKRETLGTDASNMEVDDDGIEIDGMGHELDDVVDRSFSVPGFLRKVFAAELGDDAGRDHKLIVIAVHAVMLESGFVGFDERVNAVVDGFQLRNEWPSGLFRVSLSYTLRESIVGSDEAIKRVVLKFQNLGNYLNVYGTLDNGSSAKGGRHFGVRLNEDELVPFLNVVWANCGAMENVGGENGESSGISPEKEVFRFWRTVKDNLALPLLIDLCEETGLELPPCFVRLPSELKLKILESLPGVDVARASCVCSELRYMGSSDDLWKTKFCEEFVIEMKEANVSWKKAFATAWSRREGCRRLANRVRASPYWPVPNWPQPRRRRYPNPLMFQRVARFLGDKPPHGDDPLIRRHIPVNPHPMRSFSPQCNLGNRGGRFLD